From one Paractinoplanes brasiliensis genomic stretch:
- a CDS encoding AAA family ATPase: protein MRTQVVEHFAVDYQREVGPRLTWEPKEAGDGLQHYTVEVPGQGPRRGVDISFQGFLPVPSSSVDQAVTKHNDLIRRLFGRVRYLGPFRERPSRLYRVPARMPSSVGASGENMAGILASDSTRGQRQLLREINAGLSESLPGWSVDVVERGGMVSVVLRSSEDDALAVNLVDTGTGVAQALPIFVQRALDRTRPPDGPVLEIVEQPELHLHPYAHAALADLYLTAARDTGVRFLVETHSETLLLRLRVRIAEQKADPEDVAIYFVESTEGVGRVRRINIDSAGNLDYWPEGVFSEDYRETRALAKAQLEQVEPNAR from the coding sequence TTGCGCACTCAGGTGGTCGAGCACTTCGCGGTCGACTATCAGCGAGAGGTAGGTCCACGGCTGACCTGGGAGCCCAAGGAGGCCGGTGACGGGCTTCAGCATTACACGGTGGAGGTGCCCGGACAGGGCCCGCGTCGCGGTGTAGATATTTCTTTCCAAGGATTCTTGCCGGTCCCGTCCAGTTCCGTCGACCAAGCCGTGACCAAGCACAATGACTTGATACGTCGCTTATTCGGCAGAGTGCGTTACCTGGGCCCGTTCCGGGAACGACCCAGCCGGCTCTACCGAGTCCCCGCCCGCATGCCGTCCTCGGTCGGCGCGAGCGGTGAGAACATGGCCGGTATATTGGCCAGTGACTCGACTCGCGGTCAACGACAGCTTCTGCGCGAGATCAATGCCGGGCTTTCCGAGAGCCTGCCGGGTTGGTCGGTCGACGTGGTCGAGCGCGGCGGCATGGTCTCCGTAGTCCTCCGATCCAGTGAGGACGACGCGCTCGCTGTCAACCTCGTCGACACCGGCACCGGGGTGGCGCAAGCACTTCCCATATTCGTACAGCGGGCACTCGATCGGACCAGGCCCCCGGACGGGCCGGTGCTGGAAATCGTGGAACAACCCGAACTGCACCTTCATCCCTACGCCCATGCGGCCCTCGCCGATCTTTACCTCACGGCAGCGCGGGACACCGGAGTACGGTTCCTGGTTGAGACCCACAGCGAAACTCTTCTTCTCCGCCTTCGGGTGCGGATTGCCGAGCAGAAGGCTGATCCGGAGGACGTGGCAATCTACTTCGTGGAGAGCACCGAGGGAGTGGGCAGGGTTCGCCGGATAAACATCGACTCAGCCGGGAATCTGGACTACTGGCCCGAGGGAGTTTTCTCCGAGGATTACAGGGAAACAAGGGCTCTTGCGAAGGCGCAGTTGGAGCAGGTCGAGCCCAATGCGCGTTGA
- a CDS encoding MIP/aquaporin family protein, with amino-acid sequence MAARLKIPGGIVAELAAEFAGTMILILFGVGVVAQVAGAGIGDHDSIAWAWGLGVVLGVYVAGRVSGAHLNPAVTVALAVFKGFSWRKVLPYTLAQTLGAFVAALLVRWNYTEVLHAADPGLTIKTQGVFSTLPGNGTLPVGEWGAFRDQIIGTAILLFLILAVTDALGTPPQANMAPFIIGLIVVGIGMAWGTNAGYAINPARDFGPRLASFLTGYGGAWRDQTGYLYFWIPIVAPVIGGVLGAGLYQGLVGRFLPGLGAPEPGRLPEQETRENVEARNG; translated from the coding sequence ATGGCAGCACGACTGAAGATCCCGGGAGGAATCGTCGCCGAACTGGCCGCCGAGTTCGCCGGGACCATGATCCTCATCCTGTTCGGTGTCGGTGTGGTGGCCCAGGTGGCCGGCGCGGGCATCGGCGATCACGACAGCATCGCCTGGGCCTGGGGCCTGGGCGTGGTGCTCGGCGTCTACGTCGCCGGGCGCGTCAGCGGGGCGCACCTCAACCCGGCCGTCACGGTCGCGCTCGCGGTCTTCAAAGGCTTCTCGTGGCGCAAGGTGCTTCCGTACACCCTGGCCCAGACGCTGGGCGCCTTCGTCGCCGCGCTGCTCGTCCGGTGGAACTACACCGAGGTGCTGCACGCCGCCGACCCCGGCCTGACCATCAAGACGCAGGGCGTGTTCTCGACGCTGCCCGGCAACGGGACCCTGCCGGTCGGCGAGTGGGGCGCGTTCCGCGACCAGATCATCGGCACCGCGATCCTGTTGTTCCTGATCCTGGCCGTGACCGACGCGCTCGGCACACCGCCGCAGGCCAACATGGCGCCGTTCATCATCGGCCTGATCGTGGTGGGCATCGGCATGGCGTGGGGCACCAACGCCGGTTACGCGATCAACCCGGCGCGTGACTTCGGCCCGCGGCTCGCCAGCTTCCTGACCGGTTACGGTGGGGCGTGGCGGGACCAGACCGGGTATCTCTATTTCTGGATCCCGATCGTGGCGCCCGTCATCGGCGGTGTCCTCGGCGCCGGTCTGTACCAGGGGCTGGTCGGCCGGTTCCTGCCCGGACTCGGCGCACCCGAGCCGGGACGGCTGCCCGAGCAGGAGACCCGAGAGAACGTGGAGGCACGCAATGGCTGA
- a CDS encoding AAA family ATPase, whose protein sequence is MSLVRMGLNNYRCFAGSIDVELRPVTVVLGRNNSGKSALVRAPLVLSTGIDTDSPAPLDLDKVGRISSIPSPTSSTAVVRTGV, encoded by the coding sequence ATGTCGCTTGTCCGGATGGGTCTGAACAACTACCGCTGCTTCGCCGGCTCGATCGACGTCGAGCTTCGCCCCGTCACTGTGGTCCTCGGTCGGAACAACTCGGGCAAGAGCGCACTGGTCCGCGCGCCCCTCGTGCTGTCGACGGGAATCGACACCGATTCGCCGGCGCCGCTCGACCTCGACAAGGTGGGGAGGATATCGTCGATTCCTTCACCGACCTCGTCTACGGCGGTCGTCCGCACGGGAGTCTGA
- the glpK gene encoding glycerol kinase GlpK, with translation MTERYVVAIDQGTTSTRCIVFDRRGQLVSLAQQEHKQYYPKPGWVEHDAAEIWRNVERLGPEALKRAGATIDQVAAVGIANQRETTVLWDKATGVPIGHAVVWQDTRTDTMVGRLDDAPGAEGVRHRSALPLATYFSGPRVRWMLDRHPGLRERAERGEVLFGTMETWLIWNLTGGLHVTDVTNASRTLLLDVHTLDWSPESLEFFGIPRAMLPEVRPSIGVFGTATAAFPGVRIGAALGDQQAALFGQTCFAPGEAKCTYGTGSFLLLNTGAELVRSTHGLLSTVAYQIQGEEAAYALEGSIAITGSLVQWFRDQLGLIATAPEIETLARTVTDNGGCYIVPAFSGLYAPYWRSEARGVIVGLTSYITKGHLARAVLEASAWQTREVVDAMNADSGLALTTLRVDGGMTADNLLMQFIADVLDVPVVRPLAAETVSLGAAYGAGLAVGYWPDLEGLRQNWHRAGQWLPTMDPTKRKTEYDNWQRAVSRTFDWIQA, from the coding sequence ATGACCGAGCGCTATGTTGTCGCCATCGACCAGGGCACCACGTCGACCCGGTGCATCGTGTTCGACCGGCGCGGCCAGCTCGTCTCCCTGGCCCAGCAGGAACACAAGCAGTACTACCCCAAACCGGGCTGGGTCGAGCACGACGCCGCCGAGATCTGGCGCAACGTGGAACGGCTCGGCCCCGAGGCGCTGAAACGGGCCGGGGCCACGATCGACCAGGTCGCGGCGGTCGGCATCGCCAACCAGCGGGAAACCACCGTGCTCTGGGACAAGGCCACCGGCGTCCCGATCGGGCACGCCGTGGTCTGGCAGGACACCCGGACCGACACGATGGTGGGCCGCCTCGACGACGCCCCCGGCGCGGAAGGCGTACGGCATCGGTCCGCCCTGCCGCTGGCCACGTACTTCTCGGGGCCGAGGGTGCGCTGGATGCTCGACCGTCATCCCGGCCTGCGCGAACGAGCCGAACGCGGCGAGGTCCTGTTCGGCACCATGGAGACCTGGCTGATCTGGAACCTGACCGGCGGCCTGCACGTCACCGACGTCACGAACGCCAGCCGCACCCTGCTGCTCGACGTGCACACCCTCGACTGGTCACCCGAGTCGCTCGAGTTCTTCGGCATCCCCCGCGCCATGCTGCCCGAGGTCCGCCCGTCCATCGGCGTCTTCGGCACCGCCACCGCGGCCTTCCCCGGCGTACGCATCGGCGCCGCCCTCGGCGACCAGCAGGCGGCCCTGTTCGGCCAGACCTGCTTCGCGCCCGGCGAGGCCAAATGCACGTACGGCACCGGAAGTTTCCTGCTGCTCAACACCGGAGCGGAACTGGTGCGCTCCACCCACGGCCTGCTCAGCACCGTCGCCTACCAAATCCAGGGCGAAGAGGCCGCGTACGCGTTGGAAGGCTCGATCGCGATCACCGGCTCGCTGGTGCAGTGGTTCCGCGACCAGCTCGGACTCATCGCCACCGCCCCCGAGATCGAAACCCTGGCCCGCACAGTGACGGACAACGGCGGCTGCTACATCGTGCCCGCCTTCTCCGGCCTGTACGCCCCGTACTGGCGCAGCGAAGCCCGAGGGGTGATCGTCGGCCTGACCTCCTACATCACGAAAGGCCACCTGGCCCGCGCCGTGCTGGAGGCCAGCGCCTGGCAGACCCGCGAAGTGGTCGACGCCATGAACGCGGACTCGGGCCTGGCCCTGACAACCCTGCGCGTCGACGGCGGGATGACCGCGGACAACCTCCTCATGCAGTTCATAGCCGACGTCCTCGACGTCCCGGTGGTCCGCCCCCTGGCCGCCGAAACAGTGTCACTGGGCGCGGCTTACGGGGCCGGCCTGGCCGTGGGTTACTGGCCCGACTTGGAGGGCTTACGCCAGAACTGGCACCGCGCGGGGCAGTGGCTCCCCACCATGGACCCCACCAAACGAAAAACCGAGTACGACAACTGGCAGCGCGCCGTATCCCGAACCTTCGACTGGATCCAAGCCTGA
- a CDS encoding IclR family transcriptional regulator: protein MPGTVQSIERAAAVLRLLAGGAGRLSLAEIARSLDLAKGTTHGILQTLRKVGFVEQDKASGHYQLGAAMLRLGTGYLDVNELRSRSINWADPLAARSGEAVRIGTVLEGQVLVVHHVFRPDDTFQTLDVGSLLPIHATALGKALLAYGASVPARLDRFTSRTLVNHRDLAGALREVREAGWSADIEEHTPGEASIAAPIRAYGGLVVGAIGISGHVERICDSRYRPRPPLVANVRDAARAVSRDLGAARR from the coding sequence GTGCCGGGAACAGTGCAGTCCATCGAGCGCGCAGCCGCTGTGCTGCGTCTGCTCGCGGGCGGTGCGGGCCGGCTGTCGCTCGCCGAGATCGCCCGCTCGCTCGACCTGGCCAAGGGCACAACCCACGGCATCCTGCAGACCCTGCGCAAAGTGGGCTTCGTCGAGCAGGACAAGGCGTCCGGCCACTACCAGCTGGGCGCGGCCATGCTGCGGCTGGGCACCGGCTACCTGGACGTCAACGAGCTGCGCTCCCGCTCGATCAACTGGGCCGACCCGCTGGCCGCGCGCAGTGGGGAGGCCGTACGGATCGGCACGGTCCTGGAAGGACAGGTGCTGGTCGTCCACCACGTCTTCCGGCCCGACGACACCTTCCAGACCCTCGACGTGGGCAGCCTGCTGCCGATCCACGCCACCGCGCTGGGCAAGGCGCTCCTCGCGTACGGGGCCTCCGTCCCGGCCCGGCTCGACCGGTTCACCAGCCGCACCCTCGTCAACCACCGCGACCTGGCCGGGGCGCTGCGCGAGGTGCGGGAAGCCGGCTGGAGCGCGGACATCGAGGAACACACCCCCGGCGAGGCGTCGATCGCCGCGCCGATCCGGGCGTACGGGGGTCTGGTGGTCGGCGCCATCGGCATCTCCGGGCACGTCGAACGAATATGCGACAGCCGATACCGTCCGCGGCCGCCCCTGGTGGCCAACGTGCGCGACGCCGCCCGAGCGGTCTCGCGCGACCTCGGAGCCGCCCGACGCTGA
- a CDS encoding glycerol-3-phosphate dehydrogenase/oxidase encodes MTVALSPQYRESALAALAGAELDVLVVGGGVVGSGAALDAVTRGLSTGLVEARDLASGTSSRSSKLLHGGLRYLEMLDFGLVKEALRERDLSLSRLAPHLARPVQFLYPLKHRAWERAYTGAGITLYDTLALGGGMPRHRHLTRTGALRVCPALRKDALVGALQYYDAQVDDARHTMFLARTAAAYGAHVASRTEVVGFLREGERVTGVRVKDLEVDRTFEVRAQQVINATGVWTDDTQALVGERGQFHVRASKGIHLVVPRDRIQSSTGLILRTEKSVLFVIPWGRHWIVGTTDTDWSLDKAHPAASSTDIDYLLENVNSVLSTPLTRTDVQGVYAGLRPLLSGESEATSQLSREHMVGSPVPGLVVVAGGKYTTYRVMAKDAVDACVHGLGRSVPPSCTDRVPLLGAEGYPALWNQRRVLASRSGLHVARVEHLLGRYGSLVHEVLALIEADTSLGQALTGADDYLRAEIAYAAGHEGARHLEDVLTRRTRISIETFDRGTACAQEVAELMAGVLGWTPEQTAREVENYRVRVEAERESQEQPDDETADATRLGAPDVVPVSD; translated from the coding sequence ATGACTGTCGCACTCTCCCCGCAGTATCGGGAATCGGCGCTGGCCGCGCTGGCCGGCGCCGAGCTCGACGTCCTGGTGGTGGGCGGTGGAGTGGTGGGCTCCGGGGCGGCGCTGGACGCCGTCACCCGGGGCCTGTCCACCGGCCTGGTCGAGGCGCGCGACCTCGCGTCCGGCACGTCCAGCCGCTCCAGCAAGCTGCTGCACGGCGGCCTGCGCTACCTCGAGATGCTCGACTTCGGCCTGGTCAAGGAGGCGCTGCGCGAACGTGACCTGAGCCTGTCGCGGCTCGCCCCGCACCTCGCCCGGCCGGTGCAATTTCTCTACCCGCTCAAGCACCGGGCCTGGGAACGCGCCTACACGGGTGCGGGCATCACCCTGTACGACACGCTGGCGCTGGGCGGCGGCATGCCCCGGCACCGCCACCTCACCCGTACGGGGGCCCTGCGGGTCTGCCCCGCGTTGCGCAAGGATGCCCTGGTCGGGGCGTTGCAGTACTACGACGCCCAGGTCGACGACGCCCGGCACACCATGTTCCTGGCGCGCACGGCCGCGGCGTACGGGGCACACGTCGCCTCCCGCACCGAGGTCGTCGGCTTCCTGCGCGAAGGCGAGCGGGTCACCGGCGTACGGGTGAAGGACCTTGAAGTTGACCGGACGTTCGAGGTGCGGGCGCAGCAGGTGATCAACGCGACCGGGGTGTGGACGGACGACACGCAGGCGCTGGTCGGCGAGCGCGGGCAGTTCCACGTCCGCGCGTCGAAGGGCATCCACCTGGTCGTGCCGCGCGACCGCATCCAGTCGTCGACCGGCCTGATCCTGCGCACCGAGAAGAGCGTGCTGTTCGTGATCCCGTGGGGCCGGCACTGGATCGTGGGGACGACCGACACCGACTGGTCGCTCGACAAAGCGCACCCGGCCGCGTCCAGCACGGACATCGACTACCTGCTCGAAAACGTCAACTCCGTGCTCTCGACGCCGCTGACGCGCACCGACGTGCAAGGGGTCTACGCGGGACTGCGCCCGTTGCTGTCCGGCGAGTCCGAGGCCACCTCGCAGCTGTCGCGTGAGCACATGGTCGGCAGTCCGGTGCCGGGGCTGGTCGTGGTGGCCGGCGGTAAGTACACGACATACCGGGTGATGGCCAAGGACGCGGTGGACGCCTGCGTGCACGGTCTGGGCCGCTCGGTGCCGCCGTCGTGCACCGACCGGGTGCCGCTGCTCGGCGCGGAAGGGTACCCGGCCCTGTGGAACCAGCGGCGGGTGCTCGCGTCACGGTCGGGGCTGCACGTCGCGCGGGTGGAGCACCTGCTCGGCCGGTACGGCTCGCTCGTGCACGAGGTGCTGGCCCTGATCGAGGCGGACACCTCGCTCGGGCAGGCGCTGACCGGCGCTGACGACTACCTGCGGGCCGAGATCGCCTACGCGGCCGGGCACGAGGGCGCCCGGCACCTCGAGGACGTGCTGACCCGGCGTACGCGGATCTCGATCGAGACGTTCGACCGGGGCACCGCATGCGCGCAGGAGGTGGCCGAGCTGATGGCCGGCGTGCTCGGGTGGACGCCGGAGCAGACCGCCCGCGAGGTGGAGAATTATCGCGTACGGGTGGAGGCCGAACGCGAGTCGCAGGAGCAGCCCGACGACGAGACCGCCGACGCCACCCGGCTCGGCGCCCCCGACGTCGTGCCCGTCTCCGACTGA
- the glpK gene encoding glycerol kinase GlpK, whose amino-acid sequence MADFVGAVDQGTTSTRFMIFDHGGNEVARHQLEHEQILPQAGWVEHNPAEIWERTVTVVRTAMQKANLGAKDLAALGVTNQRETAVVWDRHSGRPYYNAIVWQDTRTDRIASALDRDGRGDVIRRKAGLPPATYFSGGKIQWILENVDGVREAAERGDAIFGNTDTWVLWNMTGGVDGGKHLTDVTNASRTMLMNLETLDWDDELLSFFNIPRQMLPEIRPSSDPNTYGVARWPGSLGGEVPLTGDLGDQQAATVGQVCFAPGEAKNTYGTGNFMLLNTGTELVRSENGLLTTVCYKFGDAAPVYALEGSIAVTGSAVQWLRDQLHIINDAAESERLASEVPDNGGVYFVPAFSGLFAPYWRSDARGAIVGLSRFNTSAHIARATLESICYQSRDVVDAMAQDSGVTLDVLKVDGGITANNLAMQIQADVLGVPVSRPVVAETTALGAAYAAGLAVGFWKNTDELRENWNESQRWQPRWTEEQRAEGYGKWKKAVERTLDWVDVD is encoded by the coding sequence ATGGCTGACTTCGTCGGCGCCGTCGACCAGGGCACGACCAGCACCCGTTTCATGATCTTCGATCACGGCGGCAACGAGGTGGCCCGCCACCAGCTCGAGCACGAGCAGATCCTGCCGCAGGCGGGCTGGGTCGAACACAACCCGGCCGAGATCTGGGAGCGTACGGTCACCGTCGTCCGCACGGCGATGCAGAAGGCCAACCTGGGCGCGAAGGACCTGGCGGCCCTGGGGGTGACGAACCAGCGCGAGACCGCGGTGGTGTGGGACCGTCACAGCGGGCGGCCCTACTACAACGCGATCGTCTGGCAGGACACCCGCACCGACCGGATCGCCTCCGCGCTCGACCGGGACGGCCGCGGCGACGTGATCCGGCGCAAGGCCGGCCTGCCGCCCGCCACCTACTTCAGCGGCGGCAAGATCCAGTGGATTCTGGAGAACGTCGACGGCGTGCGGGAGGCGGCCGAGCGCGGCGACGCGATCTTCGGCAACACCGACACCTGGGTGCTGTGGAACATGACCGGCGGGGTCGACGGCGGCAAGCACCTCACCGACGTCACCAACGCCAGCCGCACGATGCTGATGAACCTGGAGACGCTCGACTGGGACGACGAGCTGCTCAGCTTCTTCAACATCCCCCGGCAGATGCTGCCCGAGATCCGGCCTTCGTCCGATCCGAACACGTACGGGGTGGCGCGGTGGCCCGGCTCGCTCGGCGGCGAGGTGCCGCTGACCGGGGACCTGGGCGACCAGCAGGCGGCCACGGTCGGGCAGGTGTGCTTCGCGCCCGGCGAGGCCAAGAACACGTACGGCACCGGCAACTTCATGCTGCTGAACACCGGAACCGAGCTCGTACGGTCGGAGAACGGCCTGCTCACAACGGTCTGCTACAAGTTCGGCGACGCCGCGCCGGTCTACGCGCTGGAGGGTTCGATCGCGGTGACCGGCTCGGCCGTGCAGTGGCTGCGCGACCAGCTGCACATCATCAACGACGCCGCCGAGAGCGAGCGGCTGGCGTCCGAGGTGCCCGACAACGGCGGGGTCTACTTCGTGCCCGCGTTCTCCGGCCTGTTCGCGCCGTACTGGCGTTCCGACGCCCGCGGGGCGATCGTGGGGCTGTCGCGCTTCAACACCAGCGCGCACATCGCCCGGGCCACGCTCGAGTCCATCTGCTACCAGAGCCGCGACGTCGTCGACGCCATGGCGCAGGACTCCGGGGTGACGCTCGACGTGCTCAAGGTCGACGGTGGGATCACGGCCAACAACCTGGCCATGCAGATCCAGGCCGACGTGCTCGGGGTGCCGGTCAGCCGGCCGGTGGTGGCCGAGACGACGGCGCTCGGCGCCGCGTACGCGGCCGGGCTGGCGGTCGGGTTCTGGAAGAACACCGACGAGCTGCGCGAGAACTGGAACGAGTCGCAGCGCTGGCAGCCGCGGTGGACCGAGGAACAGCGCGCCGAGGGCTACGGCAAGTGGAAAAAGGCCGTCGAGCGCACCCTGGACTGGGTGGACGTGGACTGA
- a CDS encoding ATP-binding protein, translating into MSQRELKALAALRLHWAPVPEDVWMPSPFHVDGLHRGAERTVSAGLDDAAASIGPSPIGVALIGQGGAGKTHFLGWTRQQIQDRGGYFFLIELVDPTRFWDSAMASILEGLAVRPATGGTQLRMLLQRLIFRTDLAPEQYAEILGGTELTLPTLDSFVNGLRVDNPQLVRECQDTLRALVLYNSVNPLAQDVAQTFLTSCAEREPGERAVWRIRQETRPAEFLLRDVSRILAVTGPAVIAVDQLDPVFAQLRTAGDEELPGQWQHLLQLNNLAANLMQLRETTRRTLTVVACLPETWELVRRRAISTVMDRFREANQLSAIPDEATGRALVSRRFSPQFSQVGFDPPYETWPIHPDAFALVTTFTPRLLLKRVDAHIRHCVDSNRVIELRSLDDEIATAEIWETAPRDGLAAIDDLFSRLQVDAKAEVAAALDPVSEDEYMPPLLSAGLRAWTIERRVTDHCEFDIPTKGKPLLHARLRVRTEDGSEREDHFAFRAVSAEHWRTVTSKIENARLKAGHDGSAGRSLFLLRPQGGPWPTYPSVQKALVQFEQAGGRRLGIAEKDLRVFAALRMLLENNPDGLANWLSKRTPAGGTTVLREALGDPDGFASEGPASPVPDLDAPARPEPGLAPEELNAPARAPSSTAKTRIKTVHVPPMITIGVAQDPLRIELSSLRKHVALFAGSGSGKTVLIRRLVEECALHGVSAIVLDPNNDLARLGDPWPHPPVGWGPDDPARAGEYLANTDVVIWTPRWEAGRPLAFQPLPDLAATLYDPDEFSQAVDVAVAALAPRAKVDGGTVKATHSRAVLTEALRAFAKQGRSGLGDFVGFLGALPEGASRMTQSAKLAAEMAETLTAAMVNDPLFGGGGTPLDPGVLLTPAEGKKARVSVISFVGLPSDNQRQSFVNQLQMALFAWVKRHPAGDRPLGGLFVMDEAQTLAPSGAMTPCTASTVALASQARKYGLGLVFATQAPKGLHNRIPGNASTQFFGLLNSPVQIAAARDLAHAKGGDMPDVGRLGAGQFYVALEGTSFVKAQTPLCLTHHPASPLTTEEVVQRARASVDRTNVPSVADE; encoded by the coding sequence ATGAGCCAGCGGGAGCTGAAGGCGCTGGCCGCACTCCGTCTTCACTGGGCGCCGGTTCCGGAGGACGTATGGATGCCGTCGCCTTTCCACGTCGACGGTCTGCACCGCGGCGCGGAACGGACTGTGTCCGCGGGACTCGACGACGCTGCGGCAAGCATCGGGCCCAGTCCTATTGGCGTGGCCCTGATCGGACAGGGCGGAGCGGGTAAAACGCACTTTCTGGGCTGGACCCGCCAGCAGATTCAGGACCGCGGTGGGTACTTCTTCCTGATCGAACTTGTCGATCCCACCCGGTTCTGGGACAGCGCGATGGCGTCGATCCTGGAAGGGCTGGCGGTTCGGCCGGCAACCGGCGGCACACAGCTGCGTATGCTGCTGCAACGTTTGATCTTCCGGACCGATCTCGCGCCGGAGCAATACGCCGAAATCCTGGGTGGTACTGAGCTGACTCTTCCGACGCTGGACAGCTTCGTCAACGGGCTTCGCGTCGACAATCCTCAGCTCGTGCGGGAGTGTCAGGACACTCTTCGTGCGCTGGTGTTGTACAACAGCGTCAACCCGCTGGCCCAGGATGTCGCGCAGACCTTCCTGACCTCTTGTGCCGAGCGAGAGCCGGGTGAGCGTGCGGTATGGCGGATCCGCCAAGAGACCCGGCCCGCAGAGTTTCTTCTTCGTGACGTCTCGCGGATACTCGCCGTAACTGGCCCAGCCGTGATAGCGGTCGACCAGCTGGATCCGGTCTTCGCGCAGCTACGTACGGCCGGTGACGAGGAACTCCCTGGGCAGTGGCAGCATCTGCTCCAGCTCAACAACTTGGCTGCCAACCTCATGCAGCTGCGCGAGACCACCCGACGGACCCTGACCGTCGTTGCCTGCCTGCCCGAGACATGGGAACTCGTTCGCCGACGGGCGATCAGCACCGTCATGGACCGCTTCCGCGAGGCGAACCAACTCTCAGCGATTCCAGATGAAGCGACCGGCAGGGCCCTTGTATCGAGACGATTTTCTCCCCAGTTCAGTCAGGTGGGCTTCGACCCTCCGTACGAAACGTGGCCCATCCACCCGGATGCGTTCGCGCTCGTGACCACGTTTACGCCTCGTCTGCTGCTAAAACGAGTGGATGCTCATATTCGGCATTGCGTCGACTCCAATCGAGTCATCGAACTCCGCTCCTTGGACGACGAGATCGCGACGGCGGAGATCTGGGAGACGGCTCCCCGTGACGGGCTTGCCGCAATCGACGATCTGTTCAGCCGCTTGCAGGTGGATGCGAAGGCCGAAGTCGCGGCTGCGCTCGACCCGGTGTCCGAGGACGAATACATGCCGCCTCTCCTGAGCGCTGGATTGCGGGCCTGGACGATCGAGCGCCGCGTGACTGACCACTGCGAGTTCGACATCCCAACCAAGGGGAAGCCCCTATTACACGCACGGCTCCGGGTCCGGACGGAGGACGGCAGCGAGCGCGAGGACCATTTCGCCTTCCGCGCCGTTTCCGCCGAGCACTGGAGGACCGTCACCTCGAAGATCGAGAACGCCCGGCTCAAAGCCGGACATGACGGATCGGCGGGACGATCACTGTTTCTCCTGCGGCCCCAGGGAGGGCCTTGGCCGACGTATCCGTCGGTCCAGAAGGCGCTGGTGCAGTTCGAGCAGGCGGGCGGCCGGCGTCTGGGGATCGCCGAGAAGGATCTTCGGGTTTTCGCTGCCCTGCGCATGCTGCTTGAGAACAACCCTGACGGGCTCGCTAATTGGCTCAGTAAACGGACACCAGCCGGCGGGACCACAGTGTTGCGCGAGGCCCTCGGCGACCCGGACGGATTCGCCTCGGAAGGCCCGGCCAGCCCTGTGCCTGACTTGGATGCCCCGGCGAGGCCAGAGCCGGGGCTGGCCCCTGAAGAGCTGAACGCGCCCGCTCGTGCTCCCTCATCCACCGCGAAGACCCGGATCAAGACAGTGCATGTCCCTCCGATGATCACTATCGGGGTGGCACAGGATCCGTTACGCATCGAGTTGTCCTCTCTGCGCAAGCATGTTGCGTTGTTTGCCGGCTCCGGTTCCGGCAAGACAGTGCTGATCCGGCGGCTGGTGGAGGAATGTGCCCTGCACGGCGTCTCCGCGATTGTTCTGGACCCGAACAATGACCTGGCCCGTCTCGGCGATCCTTGGCCCCATCCGCCGGTCGGGTGGGGGCCCGACGATCCGGCGCGAGCGGGGGAGTATCTCGCCAATACAGACGTCGTCATTTGGACACCCCGTTGGGAGGCCGGTCGGCCGTTGGCTTTCCAGCCGCTGCCGGACCTGGCCGCCACGCTGTACGACCCAGACGAGTTCAGTCAAGCGGTCGACGTCGCCGTCGCTGCCCTCGCGCCTCGGGCCAAGGTGGATGGCGGAACGGTCAAGGCGACGCACTCCCGGGCGGTACTCACGGAGGCACTACGAGCGTTCGCGAAGCAAGGACGGTCCGGACTGGGTGATTTCGTAGGTTTCCTCGGCGCGCTTCCCGAGGGGGCGAGCCGGATGACTCAGTCCGCGAAGCTGGCAGCCGAGATGGCTGAGACGCTGACCGCAGCGATGGTGAACGACCCGCTCTTCGGGGGTGGTGGCACGCCGCTCGATCCCGGTGTGCTTCTGACGCCGGCCGAGGGCAAGAAAGCCCGGGTGTCAGTGATCAGCTTTGTCGGACTACCGTCGGACAACCAGCGGCAGAGTTTTGTCAATCAGCTCCAAATGGCGCTGTTCGCCTGGGTCAAGCGCCATCCCGCCGGCGACCGGCCGCTCGGCGGTCTGTTCGTGATGGACGAGGCGCAGACGCTCGCGCCGTCCGGCGCGATGACGCCGTGTACGGCGAGTACGGTGGCGCTCGCATCACAGGCTCGCAAATACGGTCTTGGTTTGGTTTTTGCTACCCAAGCTCCGAAGGGTTTGCACAATCGAATACCCGGCAACGCCAGCACCCAGTTCTTCGGGTTGCTCAACAGCCCGGTTCAGATCGCGGCCGCCCGCGATTTGGCGCACGCGAAGGGCGGCGACATGCCGGATGTGGGTCGGCTGGGAGCCGGACAGTTCTATGTCGCGCTGGAGGGAACGTCCTTTGTAAAAGCTCAAACGCCGCTGTGCCTGACCCATCACCCAGCCAGTCCACTGACCACCGAAGAGGTCGTTCAGCGCGCCCGCGCCTCCGTGGACCGGACAAATGTCCCGTCCGTGGCAGATGAGTAG